From Verrucomicrobiota bacterium, a single genomic window includes:
- a CDS encoding choice-of-anchor tandem repeat GloVer-containing protein, with protein MSLLISSVLALMLMVNQTHAQTFTVLKNFDEPTNITGFFPHAQLVQGPDGTLYGTTSSGKDNVQGTVFKMQPDGSGYAVLKWFTNSFDGANPVAGLTLSGGTLYGTTSSLSDLTMRIFCRFLNK; from the coding sequence TTGTCACTATTGATTTCGAGTGTGCTGGCGTTGATGCTCATGGTGAATCAAACCCACGCCCAGACCTTTACGGTCCTCAAGAACTTCGACGAGCCAACCAACATTACTGGATTTTTTCCTCATGCACAGCTTGTGCAGGGACCGGATGGCACGCTTTATGGCACAACTTCCAGCGGCAAAGACAATGTTCAGGGCACTGTATTCAAAATGCAACCCGATGGAAGTGGTTACGCCGTATTGAAATGGTTTACGAACTCTTTTGACGGAGCGAATCCGGTTGCTGGCCTGACGCTTTCGGGCGGCACACTCTACGGAACAACTAGCAGCCTGTCGGACTTAACAATGCGGATTTTTTGCAGGTTTTTGAATAAAG
- a CDS encoding TIGR04053 family radical SAM/SPASM domain-containing protein, with translation MNWKIDYQQAPLLVIWEITRSCELACQHCRASAIDQRDPAELTLAEGRKLIDDVASMGTPLIVFTGGDPLQRDDLEELVAHAKSRQLTVGTIPACTPRLTRERVLSLKAAGVHQLAVSVDAETAAKHDAFRGVPGTYAKMIEAAGWIREAGVNLQANTVFGSWNVNDFDALAALVEKLGVVFWEVFFLVPTGRGSALRGCTAAEFERLFEKIYQLSKRAPFVIKVTEGQHLRRYMAQRAATDPEAGRMRGRMMISGPPVNSGHGFCFVDYAGNVCPSGFLPLECGNVRDKSVVEIYRNHPVFRELRQFNLLKGKCGRCEFRDACSGGSRARAYAVTGDYLAEEPACAYEPPAAAQPG, from the coding sequence ATGAACTGGAAAATTGATTATCAGCAGGCCCCGTTGCTCGTGATCTGGGAAATCACCCGCTCCTGCGAACTCGCCTGCCAGCATTGCCGCGCCTCAGCGATTGACCAACGCGACCCGGCGGAACTCACCCTGGCCGAAGGCCGGAAACTCATTGACGACGTCGCCAGCATGGGCACGCCGCTGATCGTGTTCACCGGAGGCGATCCGCTTCAGCGGGACGACCTGGAGGAACTGGTGGCCCATGCCAAATCCCGCCAACTGACGGTCGGCACCATCCCCGCCTGCACGCCGCGCCTGACCCGGGAACGCGTGTTGTCCCTGAAGGCGGCGGGCGTCCATCAACTGGCGGTGAGCGTGGATGCGGAAACGGCCGCCAAGCACGACGCCTTTCGCGGAGTGCCAGGGACGTATGCCAAGATGATCGAGGCGGCGGGTTGGATTCGCGAGGCCGGGGTGAACCTGCAGGCCAACACGGTTTTCGGCTCGTGGAACGTGAATGATTTTGACGCCCTGGCGGCGCTGGTGGAAAAACTGGGGGTGGTATTCTGGGAAGTGTTCTTCCTGGTGCCCACGGGGCGCGGTTCGGCGTTACGGGGTTGCACGGCAGCGGAATTTGAGCGCCTGTTTGAAAAGATCTACCAGTTATCGAAGCGCGCGCCGTTTGTGATCAAGGTCACCGAAGGCCAACATCTGCGCCGGTACATGGCGCAGCGGGCGGCGACCGACCCGGAGGCTGGGCGGATGCGCGGCCGGATGATGATCTCGGGGCCGCCGGTGAATTCGGGGCACGGGTTCTGCTTCGTGGATTACGCCGGGAACGTGTGTCCCAGCGGTTTCCTGCCGCTGGAATGCGGCAACGTGCGGGATAAATCCGTGGTCGAGATTTACCGGAATCACCCGGTGTTCCGCGAGCTTCGCCAGTTCAACCTGCTGAAGGGCAAATGCGGCCGGTGCGAGTTTCGCGACGCCTGCAGCGGCGGTTCCCGAGCCCGAGCCTATGCGGTGACGGGTGATTACCTGGCCGAGGAACCCGCGTGCGCCTACGAACCTCCGGCGGCGGCGCAGCCAGGCTGA